A genomic stretch from Arthrobacter sp. KBS0702 includes:
- a CDS encoding amino acid permease, protein MTYPETARAQKPSAEDQPTRQPAISDHTIPAHAHASEAALHAEDQGYHKGLKPRQVQMIAIGGAIGTGLFMGAGGRLATAGPALIISYALCGFFAFMILRALGELVMHRPSSGSFVSYAREFFGEKAAFVTGWLYWLNWAMTAIVDITAVALYMNFFKKYWAPIADVPQWTWALAALILVLGLNLISVKVFGELEFWFALIKVVALVSFLIVGIYFVVFGTPVAGQEVGFSLIADHGGLFPNGLLPAIVVMQGVVFAYASIELIGTAAGETENPEKIMPRAINTVIVRIAVFYVGSLVLLSLLLPYSSYKAGESPFVTFFGSIGVDGVDAIMNLVVLTAALSSLNAGLYSTGRIMRSMSVSGSAPKFAARMNKAGVPYGGIALTAGVAVLGVILNAVVPAEAFEIVLNVASLGIISTWAMIVLCQMQLARLAARGELLRPAFRMPGAPVTGWITLAFLLAVLVLMAFDSPVGTWTIASLVIIVPLLMLGWRLCKHRILEIAAVRDGFTGPYPLVANRPSGNSGVE, encoded by the coding sequence ATGACCTATCCCGAAACTGCCCGCGCCCAAAAACCGTCGGCCGAGGACCAGCCAACCCGGCAGCCGGCCATCTCCGACCACACCATTCCGGCGCATGCCCACGCCTCCGAGGCCGCGCTCCATGCCGAAGACCAGGGTTACCACAAGGGCCTGAAACCCCGGCAGGTCCAGATGATCGCGATCGGCGGCGCCATCGGCACCGGCCTGTTCATGGGCGCCGGCGGCCGGCTCGCCACCGCCGGACCGGCCCTGATCATCAGCTACGCCCTCTGCGGGTTTTTCGCGTTTATGATCCTGCGCGCCCTCGGCGAACTCGTGATGCACCGGCCGTCGTCAGGCTCCTTCGTCTCCTACGCCCGCGAATTCTTCGGCGAGAAAGCCGCGTTTGTCACCGGCTGGCTGTACTGGCTGAACTGGGCCATGACCGCAATCGTGGACATCACCGCCGTCGCGCTGTACATGAACTTCTTCAAGAAGTACTGGGCGCCCATCGCTGACGTGCCGCAGTGGACCTGGGCCCTGGCCGCCCTGATCCTGGTCCTTGGCCTGAACCTCATCAGCGTCAAAGTGTTCGGCGAGCTCGAGTTCTGGTTCGCGCTGATCAAGGTCGTGGCGCTCGTATCCTTCCTGATCGTCGGCATCTACTTCGTCGTCTTCGGCACGCCCGTCGCCGGCCAGGAGGTCGGCTTCAGCCTCATTGCGGACCACGGCGGGCTGTTCCCCAACGGCCTGCTGCCGGCCATCGTGGTGATGCAGGGCGTCGTGTTTGCCTACGCTTCGATCGAGCTGATCGGCACGGCCGCCGGCGAGACCGAAAACCCGGAAAAGATCATGCCGCGGGCCATCAACACGGTGATCGTGCGCATCGCCGTGTTCTACGTCGGCTCGCTGGTGCTGCTCTCGTTGCTGCTGCCCTACAGCTCCTACAAGGCCGGCGAAAGCCCGTTCGTGACGTTCTTCGGCTCCATTGGCGTGGACGGCGTGGACGCCATCATGAACCTGGTCGTCCTGACCGCGGCGCTGTCCTCGCTCAACGCCGGCCTGTACTCCACCGGCCGGATCATGCGGTCCATGTCGGTCTCGGGTTCCGCGCCGAAGTTCGCCGCCCGGATGAACAAGGCGGGCGTGCCCTACGGCGGGATCGCCCTCACTGCGGGCGTGGCCGTCCTGGGCGTCATCCTGAACGCCGTGGTCCCGGCCGAGGCCTTCGAGATCGTCCTGAACGTGGCGTCGCTGGGCATCATCAGCACCTGGGCCATGATCGTCCTCTGCCAGATGCAGCTTGCCCGGCTCGCCGCCCGCGGCGAACTGCTCCGGCCCGCCTTCCGGATGCCCGGTGCACCGGTTACCGGCTGGATCACCCTCGCCTTCCTCCTGGCGGTGCTGGTCCTGATGGCCTTCGACTCGCCGGTCGGCACCTGGACAATTGCGTCCCTGGTCATCATCGTTCCGCTCCTGATGCTCGGGTGGCGCCTCTGCAAGCACCGGATCCTGGAAATCGCCGCGGTCCGCGACGGCTTCACCGGGCCGTACCCGCTGGTCGCCAACCGTCCTTCGGGGAACTCCGGGGTCGAATAG
- a CDS encoding aspartate ammonia-lyase: MTPLDERAEFRSEHDLLGDRDVPAGAYWGVHTLRAVENFPITGQPLSSNMYLVRGLAAVKLAAARTNHELGLLDAERAGAIEQACADVMNGKLSEQFVVDVIQGGAGTSSNMNANEVIANRALEILGHPKGDYARLHPNDHVNLSQSTNDVYPTAVKLGTILAARELLEALTELEDAFAAKALEFRTVVKMGRTQLQDAVPMTLGQEFGTYAVTIGEDRLRLAEAKLLIHEINLGATAIGTGLNAPAGYAEAACRHLAEITGLPLVTAVDLIEATQDVGAFVHLSGVLKRVAVKLSKICNDLRLLSSGPRAGFGEINLPAVQSGSSIMPGKINPVIPEVVSQVAYEVIGNDVTITMAAEAGQLQLNAFEPIIVHSLHKSISHLEAACRTLTARCVRGITANTERLRLTVEQSIGLVTALNPQLGYATATAIAQEALATGKGVAELVLEHRLLTAEQLTELLSPQRLANLSK; this comes from the coding sequence ATGACCCCGCTCGACGAACGCGCAGAATTCCGCTCCGAACACGACCTCCTGGGCGACCGGGACGTTCCCGCCGGCGCCTACTGGGGCGTCCACACCCTCCGCGCCGTGGAGAACTTCCCCATCACCGGCCAGCCGCTCTCCTCCAACATGTACCTGGTCCGCGGGCTGGCCGCCGTAAAACTCGCCGCCGCCCGAACCAACCACGAACTCGGACTGCTCGACGCCGAGCGCGCCGGGGCCATCGAGCAGGCCTGCGCGGATGTCATGAACGGCAAGCTCAGCGAGCAGTTTGTGGTGGACGTGATCCAGGGTGGCGCCGGGACGTCGTCGAACATGAACGCCAACGAAGTGATCGCCAACCGGGCCCTGGAAATCCTCGGGCACCCGAAGGGCGACTACGCGCGGCTGCACCCCAACGACCACGTCAACCTCAGCCAGTCCACGAACGACGTCTACCCCACCGCGGTAAAACTCGGCACGATCCTCGCCGCCCGGGAACTGCTGGAGGCCCTCACGGAGCTCGAAGACGCCTTCGCGGCCAAAGCCCTCGAATTCCGCACCGTGGTGAAAATGGGCCGCACCCAGCTCCAGGACGCCGTACCCATGACGCTTGGGCAGGAGTTCGGCACCTACGCCGTCACCATCGGCGAGGACCGGCTCCGCCTGGCCGAAGCCAAGCTGCTGATCCACGAAATCAACCTTGGCGCCACGGCGATCGGCACCGGCCTGAACGCCCCCGCTGGCTACGCCGAGGCTGCCTGCCGGCACCTCGCCGAGATTACCGGCCTGCCGCTGGTCACGGCGGTGGACCTGATCGAGGCCACCCAGGACGTCGGGGCCTTTGTGCACCTCTCCGGTGTGCTCAAGCGGGTGGCCGTGAAACTCTCCAAGATCTGCAACGACCTCCGGCTTCTCTCCTCCGGCCCGCGGGCCGGCTTCGGCGAGATCAACCTGCCGGCCGTGCAGTCCGGCTCCTCGATCATGCCCGGCAAGATCAACCCGGTCATCCCGGAAGTGGTCAGCCAGGTGGCCTACGAGGTCATCGGCAACGACGTCACCATCACCATGGCAGCAGAAGCCGGCCAGCTCCAGCTCAACGCCTTCGAACCGATCATCGTCCACAGCCTCCACAAGAGCATCTCCCACCTGGAAGCCGCCTGCCGCACCCTCACGGCCCGCTGCGTCCGGGGTATCACCGCCAACACCGAACGGCTCCGCCTCACGGTGGAGCAGTCAATCGGCCTCGTCACCGCCCTGAACCCGCAGCTGGGCTACGCGACCGCCACGGCCATCGCGCAGGAAGCCCTCGCCACCGGCAAGGGAGTCGCCGAACTCGTCCTCGAACACCGGCTGCTCACCGCCGAGCAGCTCACCGAACTGCTCAGCCCGCAACGCCTGGCCAACCTGAGCAAGTAG
- a CDS encoding asparaginase, producing MISPALARIPTPPAPARLPEHAPLAVQTRDGLVESVHYGSAIATAADGRTLLSAGDPLAAFYPRSALKPLQAVAMVRAGLDLPGELLALAAASHSGAAAHRDGALRILDLHGLTPEDLQNSTDLPYGTAEREQWLGGGGTATQLTQNCSGKHAAMAATCVINGWPVRGYLDPAHPLQQLVARTVVDLTGEEPRGATTDGCGTPLFALTLPGMARAFGRLAASDGGPEAAVANAMRRHPVMVAGEDRDVTALMRLVPGLLAKDGFEGVQLVGLPDGRALAVKISDGGDRARMPVTVRLLEALDVDTSALPGLATSAVLGGGRPVGLLQATDFLAAPKTAHAPEDL from the coding sequence ATGATCTCTCCAGCCCTCGCCCGCATTCCGACACCGCCCGCCCCCGCGCGGCTCCCGGAGCACGCCCCGCTCGCGGTCCAGACCCGCGACGGCCTGGTTGAGAGCGTCCACTACGGCTCGGCCATCGCCACCGCGGCGGATGGACGGACCCTCCTGAGCGCCGGTGACCCCCTCGCCGCGTTCTACCCCCGCTCCGCCCTCAAGCCGCTGCAGGCCGTAGCCATGGTCCGGGCCGGCCTCGACCTCCCCGGGGAACTCCTCGCCCTGGCGGCCGCCAGCCACTCCGGAGCCGCCGCCCACCGCGACGGCGCGCTGCGCATCCTGGACCTGCACGGGCTGACCCCCGAAGACCTCCAGAACAGCACCGACCTCCCCTACGGCACCGCCGAGCGCGAGCAATGGCTCGGCGGCGGCGGAACGGCCACCCAACTGACCCAAAACTGCTCCGGGAAGCACGCCGCAATGGCTGCCACCTGCGTCATCAACGGCTGGCCGGTCCGGGGTTACCTCGATCCGGCCCACCCGCTGCAGCAGCTCGTGGCCCGAACCGTCGTGGACTTGACCGGTGAGGAACCCCGGGGCGCCACCACTGACGGCTGCGGCACCCCCCTGTTCGCCCTCACCCTGCCCGGCATGGCCCGCGCCTTCGGCAGGCTGGCCGCCAGCGACGGCGGCCCGGAAGCAGCCGTCGCCAACGCGATGCGCCGCCACCCCGTGATGGTCGCGGGCGAGGACCGTGATGTCACCGCACTCATGCGCCTGGTCCCCGGCCTGCTCGCGAAAGACGGCTTCGAGGGCGTCCAGCTGGTGGGCCTTCCGGACGGCCGCGCCCTCGCCGTGAAGATCTCCGACGGCGGAGACCGCGCCCGGATGCCCGTCACCGTCCGGCTCCTGGAGGCGCTCGACGTCGACACCTCAGCCCTGCCCGGCCTCGCCACGTCGGCCGTGCTGGGCGGCGGCCGTCCCGTCGGGTTGCTGCAGGCCACCGATTTCCTCGCCGCCCCCAAGACCGCCCACGCTCCCGAAGACCTGTAA